Proteins encoded together in one Oncorhynchus mykiss isolate Arlee chromosome 7, USDA_OmykA_1.1, whole genome shotgun sequence window:
- the LOC110528369 gene encoding ETS-related transcription factor Elf-3, whose translation MSSASELCRILTNANMTMYQTGSSEPLQPQPLQPSLTTVSLPSTGDLLQLSDLSTCSSSILVQWYDQNPQYWSKQNVLEWISFYVEGNKFDASTLSLSCCFMDGSTLCQLTRDQLLNMFGMSLGAQLYQSLMELKAKYDLNETCKLLDNFLHEFLDFPLLSTVEVNEVVKETSYNDFSHVFKNFNFDNMKPLSDHGYESDSMHSSSSGGMLSFQNPSSPESRSSESDPEFSYPQIAKMHIKTERGEIMKRGRGRPPKHSHDPRHYQISKKSKHAPRGTHLWEFIRDILIHPELNQNQGLMKWEDRSEGVFKFLKSEAVAQLWGQKKKNSSMTYEKLSRAMRYYYKREILDRVDGRRLVYKFGKNSTGWKVEETRLHGM comes from the exons ATGTCGTCTGCCAGTGAGCTGTGTAGGATCCTGACCAACGCCAACATGACCATGTACCAGACTGGAAGCTCCGAGCCCCTGCAGCCTCAGCCGCTGCAGCCCAGTCTCACCACCGTGTCTCTGCCCTCCACAGGAGACCTGCTGCAGCTCTCAGACCTCTCCACATGCAGCTCGAGCATACTGG TTCAATGGTATGACCAGAACCCTCAGTACTGGAGCAAACAGAATGTGTTGGAGTGGATCAGCTTCTATGTGGAGGGCAATAAGTTTGATGCCAGCACACTGAGCCTATCCTGCTGCTTCATGGACGGATCCACGCTCTGCCAACTGACCAGAGATCAGCTGTTAAACATGTTTGGAATGTCCCTCGGGGCTCAGCTCTACCAAAGCCTGATGGAACTCAAGGCCAAATATG ATCTAAATGAGACCTGTAAGCTCCTGGACAACTTCCTGCATGAGTTTCTAGACTTTCCTCTGCTCAGCACAGTAGAAGTAAATGAAG TTGTGAAAGAGACAAGCTACAACGACTTCTCACACGTCTTCAAGAACTTCAACTTCGATAACATGAAGCCGCTCAGCGACCACGGATACGAGTCCGACAGCATGCACAGCTCCTCGTCAG GTGGAATGCTCAGCTTCCAGAACCCCAGCTCTCCAGAATCCAGGAGCAGTGAGTCCGACCCAGAGTTCTCCTACCCTCAGATAGCCA AAATGCAcataaagacagagaggggagagataatgaagagaggcagaggaagacCTCCCAAACACAGCCACGATCCCAGACACTACCAGATCTCCAAGAAGAGCAAACATG CGCCCCGTGGGACCCACCTGTGGGAGTTCATTAGGGACATCCTGATCCACCCAGAGCTGAACCAGAACCAGGGACTGATGAAGTGGGAGGACCGCAGTGAGGGCGTCTTCAAGTTCCTCAAGTCTGAGGCTGTTGCCCAGCTGTGGgggcagaagaagaagaacagcAGCATGACATACGAGAAGCTCAGCCGCGCCATGAG ATACTACTATAAGAGAGAGATCCTGGATAGGGTGGACGGTAGACGGCTGGTCTATAAGTTTGGGAAGAACTCCACTGGCTGGAAGGTGGAAGAGACCAGGCTGCATGGCATGTGA